Part of the Rhizobium sp. WYJ-E13 genome is shown below.
GACAAGGGCGAAGACGCGATCCGCTCGGTCTTCGAATTCGCCGAATGGGATTGCGATCTGACCGTGAAGCCGGCAGAGGACAGCAAGCCGGGCGAGACCAACGATGAACTGCCGATGATCCCGGTTCCGTTCGATCTCTCGATCCTGGACGATGGCGGTGCCGCCGAAGTGCCGGCCGCTGCCGAGACCAAGGCTGACGATACAGCTGCTGCCGTTGCCGCCGCTGAAACGGCGACCAATGTCACGCAGATGGCTGCCGCCGCTGCCCGCGTCGAAAAGAAGGAATCGGCCGCCGCCGCTGCCGCTGCAGCGGCAAGTGCCGCAGCCCAGAACAATGCCGCTGCCGGTGCCGGTCAGACGATCCGCGTCGATCTCGATCGCGTCGACCGCCTGATCAACCTCGTCGGCGAGCTCGTCATCAACCAGGCGATGCTCTCTCAGAGCGTCATCGAAAACGACACGACCGGCACCTCCTCGATCAACATGGGTCTCGAAGAGCTGCAGCAGCTCACCCGCGAGATCCAGGACTCGGTCATGGCGATCCGTGCCCAGCCCGTGAAGCCGGTCTTCCAGCGCATGTCGCGTATCGTTCGCGAAATCGCTGACATGACCGGCAAGTCGATCCGCCTGATCACCGAAGGTGAAAACACCGAAGTGGACAAGACGGTCATCGACAAGCTGGCCGAACCGCTGACCCACATGATCCGCAACGCCGTCGACCACGGTATCGAAACGCCTGAAAAGCGTGCCGCCGCCGGCAAGAACACCGAAGGTACGGTCCGCCTCACGGCTAAGCATCGTTCGGGTCGCATCCTCATCGAGCTCGCCGACGACGGCGCCGGCATCAACCGCGAGAAGGTCCGCCAGAAGGCGATCCAGAATGACCTCATCCCGGCCGACGCCAATCTGTCGGACGAGGAAATCGACAACCTGATCTTCCTGCCGGGCTTCTCCACGGCGGACAAGATCTCGGACATCTCCGGTCGTGGTGTCGGCATGGACGTCGTCAAGCGCTCTATCCAGGCGCTCGGTGGCCGCATCAACATCACATCGAGGCCGGGTCAGGGCTCGGTCTTCACGATGAGCCTGCCGCTGACGCTCGCCGTTCTCGACGGCATGGTGGTCACGGTCGCCGGCCAGACTCTGGTCGTGCCGCTGACGGCCATCGTCGAAACGCTGCAGCCGGAAGCCGCCGCGATCCACTCCTTCGGTGCGAACCATCGACTGATTTCGATCCGCAACAGCTTCTGCCCGCTGGTCGATGTCGGTCGCATCCTGAACTTCCGCGCCACCCAGGCCAATCCGGTCGAGGGTGTCGCCCTTCTCGTCGAATCCGAAGGCGGCGGTCAGCGCGCGCTCATGGTCGATGCGATCCAGGGTCAGCGTCAGGTCGTCATCAAGAGCCTCGAGGCCAACTACACCCACGTTCCGGGGATCGCCGCGGCGACCATCCTCGGCGACGGTCGCGTGGCGCTCATCCTCGATGTGGATGCGGTCGTCGGCGCATCGCGCGGTCAGTCCCTCAAGGCGGAAATGTCTTTGGCGGCAGCAGGGTAAAGGGCAATGTCGTACACGGCAAAAAATCTGACCCTGGGCGGAAGCGAACTCATCGCATTTCGTGTTGGCGATCAGGAATTCTGCGTGAACATCATGTCGGTTCGCGAAATCCGGGGCTGGACCCCGGCAACCGCGATGCCGCACTCGCCATCCCATATGATAGGTGTGATCAACCTGCGTGGTGCGGTGTTGCCGATCGTCGATCTTTCGGGCCGACTCGGCATGAAGCCGACAGATCCGACTGCCCGCCACGTCATCATCGTCGCCCAGGTCCGTCGCAAGGTGGTGGGTCTCCTGGTCGACGCGGTGTCCGACATTCTGACCGTCACCGATGACGACATCCAGTCCACGCCCGAGGTTTCCTCCGACCTCGAGCGCCAGTTCGCTCGGGGCATTCTCGCCATCGATAAGCGAATGATCTGCCTGATCGAACTCGAAGCTCTGTTCCCCGAGACTGAAAGCGAAGCCGCATGAATGTACTGGGCGTAAAAGATCATCGGCAGTCGACCGATGAGGTGCTGGCGAGCGGGGAATACCCGCTGACACGCCGCGACCTCTCGGAAATCGCCGCCATGATCTATGCGGATGCCGGAATCTATCTCAACGAGACGAAAGCCTCGCTGGTCTATTCGCGTCTGTCGAAGCACATCCGCAACCTTGGCCTTTCAGGGTTTCGCGAATATTGCGAGCTTGTCGCCTCGCCGGCAGGTGCTGCCGCCCGGCGCGAGATGCTGTCGCACCTGACGACGAACTTCACGCGCTTCTTCCGTGAAAACCATCATTTCGAGCACTTGCGCGACCATGTGCTGCCCGATCTCCTGAACCGGGCACGCTCCGGCGGCCGTGTCAGGATCTGGTCGGCCGCGTCCTCGGATGGGCAGGAGCCCTATTCGATCGCACTCACCGTTCTGTCAATGATGCCGAACGTTGCCGACTACGACTTCAAGATTCTCGCGACCGATATCGACCCGAAGATCCTCGCAATCGCCCGGGCCGGCGCTTACGACGAGAGCGCGCTGGAAACCGTCTCGCCTACCATGCGTAAGCAATGGTTCACCGAGGTTGAGATTCAGGGGCGCCGCAAGTTCCAGGTCGACGACCGCGTGAAGCGCCTCATCACTTACAACGAGCTGAACCTGATGGCCCAATGGCCATTCAAGGGCAAGTTCGACGTCATCTTCTGTCGCAACGTCGTCATCTACTTCGACGAACCGACGCAGATGAAGATCTGGCAGCGCTTCGCCGGCCTGCTGCCGGAGGGCGGCCATCTCTATATCGGCCACTCCGAGCGCGTCTCTGGCGAGGCCAAGCACGTCTTCGACAATATCGGTATCACCACCTACCGCTATACGACCAAGGGTCTCGGGAGGAAGGCATGAGCGCCCCGGCAAGAGTACTCGTTGTTGACGACTCGCCGACCATGCGCGGCCTGATCGCGGCCGTCCTGAGTTCGGATCCCGAAGTCAACGTCATAGGCCAGGCCGGCGACGCCCTGGAGGCGCGCGAGGCGATCAAGCGGCTGAACCCCGATGTCCTCACCCTGGATATCGAGATGCCGAATATGAACGGACTCGACTTCCTCGAAAAGATCATGCGCCTGCGGCCCATGCCGGTGATCATGGTTTCGACCATGACGCATCGCGGCGCGGAGGCGACACTCGCAGCTCTCGAAATCGGTGCCTTCGATTGCGTCGGCAAGCCGCAGCCGGGCGAGCCGCGCCCCTTCGGCGACCTTGCCGAGAAGGTAAAGGCTGCCGCCCGCACGCAGCGCAACTTCGCTCAACCGGCCAAGCCTGCCGCCGTCACGCCGCCACCCGCCGTTGCCGACTTCCGCGTCGGCCGCAAGATCGTGGCGATCGGTTCTTCGACCGGCGGCGTGGAAGCCCTGATCGCCGTGCTGCAGAAATTCCCGGCGAATTGCCCGCCGACCGTCATTACCCAGCATATGCCGCCGACCTTCACCAAGAGCTTTGCCGAACGGCTGAACCGGCTCTGTGCGCCGGTCGTGGAGGAAGCGACCGACGGCGCCCGTCTGGAGATCGGCAAGGTCTACCTCGCGCCTGGTGGTGAGCGCCATCTGCAGGTTTCGAATACATCGGCGCCCTGCTGCCGATTGGTCGAGCGGGGGCCAGTCAATGGCCATCGCCCGTCGGTCGATGTGCTCTTCGATTCGGTTGCCGAACTCGCCGGGCGCAATGCCGTCGGTGTGATCCTCACCGGCATGGGTCGCGATGGGGCTGCCGGGTTGTTGAAAATGCGACACGCAGGGGC
Proteins encoded:
- a CDS encoding chemotaxis protein CheA; amino-acid sequence: MDMNEIKEIFFQECEEQLAELESGLLKMNDGDRDPETVNAVFRAVHSIKGGAGAFGLDDLVAFAHVFETTLDCVRSNKLEPTQDVLKVMLKSADVLADLTNAARDGGSVDESRSRGLVKELEALANGELPSPSAVSEAPAPKPAPKAAPAAVAAAPAPKPTDDSGFQPIPFSFDDFGDEERPVDLPAYEITFKPRFELYSKGNDATLLLRDLSRLGEMSIYCNTDALPGLDELDPEGAYFFWNITIKTDKGEDAIRSVFEFAEWDCDLTVKPAEDSKPGETNDELPMIPVPFDLSILDDGGAAEVPAAAETKADDTAAAVAAAETATNVTQMAAAAARVEKKESAAAAAAAAASAAAQNNAAAGAGQTIRVDLDRVDRLINLVGELVINQAMLSQSVIENDTTGTSSINMGLEELQQLTREIQDSVMAIRAQPVKPVFQRMSRIVREIADMTGKSIRLITEGENTEVDKTVIDKLAEPLTHMIRNAVDHGIETPEKRAAAGKNTEGTVRLTAKHRSGRILIELADDGAGINREKVRQKAIQNDLIPADANLSDEEIDNLIFLPGFSTADKISDISGRGVGMDVVKRSIQALGGRINITSRPGQGSVFTMSLPLTLAVLDGMVVTVAGQTLVVPLTAIVETLQPEAAAIHSFGANHRLISIRNSFCPLVDVGRILNFRATQANPVEGVALLVESEGGGQRALMVDAIQGQRQVVIKSLEANYTHVPGIAAATILGDGRVALILDVDAVVGASRGQSLKAEMSLAAAG
- a CDS encoding chemotaxis protein CheW, with product MSYTAKNLTLGGSELIAFRVGDQEFCVNIMSVREIRGWTPATAMPHSPSHMIGVINLRGAVLPIVDLSGRLGMKPTDPTARHVIIVAQVRRKVVGLLVDAVSDILTVTDDDIQSTPEVSSDLERQFARGILAIDKRMICLIELEALFPETESEAA
- the cheR gene encoding protein-glutamate O-methyltransferase CheR, with protein sequence MNVLGVKDHRQSTDEVLASGEYPLTRRDLSEIAAMIYADAGIYLNETKASLVYSRLSKHIRNLGLSGFREYCELVASPAGAAARREMLSHLTTNFTRFFRENHHFEHLRDHVLPDLLNRARSGGRVRIWSAASSDGQEPYSIALTVLSMMPNVADYDFKILATDIDPKILAIARAGAYDESALETVSPTMRKQWFTEVEIQGRRKFQVDDRVKRLITYNELNLMAQWPFKGKFDVIFCRNVVIYFDEPTQMKIWQRFAGLLPEGGHLYIGHSERVSGEAKHVFDNIGITTYRYTTKGLGRKA
- the cheB gene encoding protein-glutamate O-methylesterase CheB, translating into MSAPARVLVVDDSPTMRGLIAAVLSSDPEVNVIGQAGDALEAREAIKRLNPDVLTLDIEMPNMNGLDFLEKIMRLRPMPVIMVSTMTHRGAEATLAALEIGAFDCVGKPQPGEPRPFGDLAEKVKAAARTQRNFAQPAKPAAVTPPPAVADFRVGRKIVAIGSSTGGVEALIAVLQKFPANCPPTVITQHMPPTFTKSFAERLNRLCAPVVEEATDGARLEIGKVYLAPGGERHLQVSNTSAPCCRLVERGPVNGHRPSVDVLFDSVAELAGRNAVGVILTGMGRDGAAGLLKMRHAGARTLGQNEKTCVVYGMPRVAYELGAVEQQLPLAAIGEEILKMTAARKEGTE